Part of the Paludisphaera borealis genome, TCCCGACGCTGTCGGTCGCCAACGCCATCGCCTTCGCCCATGTCGACGACCGCCGGAAAGAGTTCGGCTTCGTGCGGCTCTGGGGGAGCGTCGGTTGGGTCGCGGCGGCCTGGCCGTTGATCTTCATCCCGATCGACTGGGCGCGAGTCCCCGCGATGGAACAGGCCGGAGGGTTCCTCCCCTGGCTGGGAACGGCGCTCTCGACCCTCAAGTCGGGCCCGGCCATGGAAGGGGCGTTGACCGGCACGTTCCTCGTCTCGGGGAGCGCCTCGCTCGTTCTGGCGGCCTTCAGCTTGTTCTTGCCGCATACTCCGCCGTCGACCCACAAGGGCGAGTCGTTCGCCCCGTTCAAGGCGATCAAGCTGCTGGCGGTCCCGAGCATTCTCGTTTTGTTCATCGTCACGTTCTTCGACTCGCTGGTCCACTACGGCTACTACTTCTGGACCAGCCGCTACCTCCAGTCGATCGGCGTGCCCGAGAACTGGATCGCGCCGGCGATGAGCATCGGGCAGACGATGGAGGTCGTGGCGATGGCCATGCTCGGCTTCCTGATCAAGAAGCTCGGCTGGCGGAAGACCCTGATGTTCGGAGTGCTCAGCCAGGCGGTCCGGTTCGGCGTCTACGCGATCGGCGACCGCGACCTGCTCTGGCCGGTGATCGCCGTCAACGTCGTGCACGGGTTCGCCTACGCCTGCTTCTTCGCGACGGTCTACATCTACGTCGACGAGCATTTCCCCAGCGACATCCGGTCGAGCGCCCAGAGCCTGTTCAACTTGCAGATCCTGGGGATCTCGCAGTTCGCCTCCGGCTTCCTCTGGGGCTGGCTGGGCGAGGTCTTCGCGACGACCACGACCGTCGGCGGCAAGGTCGTCAAGGTCGTCGACTACCACCACCTGTTCCTCGTGCCGTTCGGCATCTCGCTGGTGGCCGCGATCCTTCTGGCCGTCTTCTTCCATCCTCCCGAAAAGGCCGCGGAATGATCACGATCGGGATCACCGACCATCTCGAAGGACCGACGGACCGGCCGTCGGCGGCGATCTTCGACGAGGTGGCCGAGCTGGCTCGCCTGGCCGACCGACTCGGCGCGCGCTTCGCCTGGTTCACCGAGCACCACGCCCACGCGCACGCCGGACACTTGCCCACGCCCCTGCTCTTCGCCTTGCACCTGGCCGGCCAGACCCGGTCGATCCGCCTGGGGACCGCGATCATCTGCCTCAACCTGCACCATCCGCTGGACGTCGCCGAGCAGGTGGCGGTGGCGGACGTGCTGACGGGCGGCCGGACGGCCTTCGGCTTCGGGAGCGGCAGCACGCCCGAGGAATCCCGCCTGTTCGGCGCCGACCTGACCGACGACCCGACGCGTCAGGCTCGGTTCACCGAGGCGTTGCAGGTCATCCGCGCGGCCTGGAGCGGCGATTGGTCCGAGGTTTCTCCGCGCTTCTTCGACGTGCCGCCGCACCGCGCCCTGCCGGTTCCCGCAGTGGACCTGCCGGATCGCTGCTGGGTCGCCGTCAACAGCGAGGGGTCGGCCCGGATCGCCGGTCGCTTACGATTCAATATGATGTTCTCCCACCTGCGAACCCCCGAGCAATACCGACAGTATTCCGCCGCCTACCGCGAGGCCGGCGGCGCGGGCCTGATCGCCGCCAACCGGCCGGTGTTCGTCGGCCCTGACGACCGCACGGCGTTCGACCTCGCGGAGCCGGCGCTCCGGACCATCTGGCGACGATTCCGGCAGGAAGGGAAGATCCCCGCCGGCACCCCCGAGCCGACCGACCCGTCGGAACTCTGCGGCCACCCGATCAACTTCCTCGTCGGCGGCCCCGAGACGGTCGCCCGCCGCCTCCTCGAACTGCACGCCCAGTCCCCCTACGACGTCGCCAACGTCGAGGTCCGCTGGGCGGGCCTGTCGCACGAACAGACCCTCGACAGCCTTCGCCGCCTGATGGAAGACGTCGGGCCGATGCTGGAGCGTCCGGCCCCATCGCCATAGCACGGCTTGCGTCTGTGTTGATAGGCTGTCGTGAGCATGCCTTCTCCCCTTGCGGGAGAAGGTGGCCGAAGGCCGGATGAGGGGTTGACCCTCATAGGGATTCGTCGAAGGCCAAGGCGATCGAACACCCCTCATCCGCCGCTGCGCGGCAGCTTCACCCGCAAGGGGATTCGGCTCCGGCCGGTCTGCAACCCGGCCGCAAAATGCTCAATGGTCGGTCTCGACGGGCTTCTTGGTCTCGGGGAGTTTGAATTGGTCGGGACGCGACTCGACGACGTGGCGGAGCCATTCTTCGGAGTAGCCGGCGGCTTTGGGGTGGCCGTTGGCGTCTTTGGTGTAGCCGTCGACGTTCCGGGTCAAGATCGAATGGGCGAGGTCTTGCCAGCGGCGGAAGACGGCCTCGGCGGTCGAGACCGAGTAGTTGGTGAGGAACGACTGCGCGAGGGCCGGGTCGGCGGCGGCGAGCTTGGCGGCGGTTTCCTCGATCACCGGCTGCATCTTGAGCAGCGCGGCTTCCTGGTCGGCCTGGGCCTTCTGGACGTCGGGATAGACGCGCGACCAGCGGTCGTAGGTCAGGTTCGAGACCAGGTTCGTCACCCACCACGCCGATTCCCATGAGAACTTGTCATAGGTTCCCGTCGTGTACGGGGCCGGCAGGGCGTCGATGGCGCAGTAGAACGGCGTGAAGCAGGAGGTCGAGGCCTCGTCGGGGGTGAACCAGGTCAGGCCGCCGACGGCGTCGGGGAGGTTCTGGCGGCTCTGGTTGACGATGACGAAGCCCGACTGCTGGGTCGAGATCGGCCGCTCCCACATGTAGTTCTTGCCGTCGACCTTGAAGGCCAAGTCGCGGAGTCGCATCGGGCTGCAATAGGGGCCGGCGTCGGGTCCCTTGGTCATGTCGTAGGGCGTGCCCTCGAAGTGGTCGCGCATCAGGCCCATCACGTCGTGGAGGCCGAGCTGCTGGTCGGGCTTGATGAACAGCGGGTAGTCCTCGACGTTCTCGGCGCCCCGGTAATAGGCGTCGGAGAAGTTCTGGCTCGGGGCCGAGCGGCGGTAGATGCTCCAGACGCGGCCGGCGCAGGCGCGGCGGACGGAGGCCGACTGGCTCGGGTGGTAGGCGTCGCGGTAGTTGAACGGCTTGCCGGAGTCGGTCTTGTAGTAGCCCTTCTCGATCGCGAACGTGACGACGTCGGGCGAATAGAGCCAGTTGTCGGGGTCGTTGAGCGGGAACGTGGTGATCCGGCTCAGGTTGGCGTGGGCCGTGATGCAGCCGTCGGGGACCTTCGCGGCGACCCAGACGATCCCCTTGACGTCCGGCCCCTTGCCGATCAGCTCCATGATCCAGGCTTCGTTCTTGTCGGCGATCGAGAACGTCTCGCCCGAGCTGCCGAAGCCGTACTCGCGGCAGAGCGAGTCGACCAGGGTGATCGCCTCGCGGGCCGTCTTGGCGCGCTGGAGGACCAGGACCATCAGGGCGTCGTAGTCGAGCTGGCCCTTGCGGTTCTTGAGTTCGGGACGGCCGCCGGTGGTCGTCTCGCCGAGCGAGAGCTGATGCTCGTTCACAAGCCCGACGACGGTGTAGGTCCGCTCGGCCTGGGGGATCTTGCCCCGGTCCTCGTTGTCTTCCCAGCCGCGGACGTCGACCATCGTCCCGGGCGCGTGGGTCCCTCCGGCGATCCGCAGCAGGCGGGGCATGAACGGGGCGTCGGCCGAGTACGTGACCATGACCGAGCCGTCGCGCGACGCGCCCCGGGTGACGACGATGCTGGTGCACGCCTGGGCCGTCGCGGCGGCTGTCGCCAGCGCGGCGGCGAGAAGCGCATGGAGGAGAACCGGCGGTCTGTTCATCGAGGTGCCTTCCTTCGAATCAAGCAAGCGCGGACGTGACTCCCTGGCGGGGATTCCCCCGGTTCGAGGATAAAACGTCGCGACCGTCGACACAATGCCGTGCGCCCGGCGGAAGGGGCGAGCGCACGGCCTCGCGTGGCTTACTTCTTGAGTGCGACGTCCGCCTTGCCGGCGGCGGTTCGGTTGACGCCGATCTTCCGATAGTCGGACGCGAACTCGGTGATTTCGATCACCTGGCCGGCGGCAACGTCCTTGAAGACCTGGGTGGTCTTGCTGGTGGGCCAGTAGACCTCGATCACGGCGGCGGTGGAAGCGTCGGCCAGGCCGATGGTCTGCTCCAGGGTGTTGGCCCCGAAGCTGCTGCCCGAGGTGACGTCCCGATGCACGGTCAGCGGCTTGGGGCCGGCGATCGTCACCTTGATCCTGGCGCCGATCGCCGCGCGGTTGGTTTTGGAGCCGACGAGCCGGAGCGTCAGCGACTTCCGCCCCTGGCCGGGGTTCTCGAACAGGACGTTGTGGTATTTGTCGCCGTTCACGGCGCCGCCGGTCTGGGCGAAGATGTCGACGTCGCCGTCGCGGTCGAAGTCGCCGCAGGCCACGGCGTGGCCTTTCTGGAGGAGTCCGGTGCCCGAGGAGGCGGTGATCTCGGCGAACCGTCGGCCCTCGACGTTCTTGAACATCCGGTTGGGGATCAGCGTTCCGTAACTCGGCTCTCCGGTTCCGAGGTAGAAGTCGAGGTAGCCGTCGTTGTCGAAGTCGGCGAAGTTGCTCCCCATCGCGGCGAAGCACAGGTCGAGCCCGGCGCTCTTGGTTTCGTCGACGAACCGCTCGCCGCCGATGTTGTGGTACAGCTTGTTCGACGTCCGTTCGTGGGGCTTGCCCATGAGTCCCTTGACGACGTCGCGGAGCGTGCGGTCGTAGCTGGTGGCGAAGATATCGATCCAGCCGTCGTTGTCGTAATCGAACGCCCAGCACGAGAAGCCGGTCAGCGGTCCGTCGATGCCCATCTCCATGCTGGCGTCGGTGAAGCCCCCCTTGCCGTCGTTGCGGTAGAGCACGGCCATGCCGCTAAGGTAGTTGAGGAACAGGTCGGGGTCGCCGTCGTTGTCGTAGTCGACCCACGTGGCCCCCTTGCACATGGGCCGCCATGCGCTTTGGAGTCCCGCGGTTAATCCCACCTCTTCGAAGGTCCCATTCCCTTTGTTGTGGTAGAGGCGGTTGTACTGGCGTTCGCCGCAGACGAACAGGTCGACGTGGCCGTCGTTGTCGTAGTCGGCCCAGCATGCGGAGTTGGAATTAATCGGGTCGAGCAGGCCGGCCTTCTCGGTGACGTCGGCGAAGACGCCGCCCCCCTGGTTCCGCAGCAGCGACGGCCGGATCGGTCGGCTGATCCAGGCGCCGCGGGGGACGTAGAGGTCCATCAGGCCGTCGTTGTCGTAATCGGCCTGGACGCAAAAGAGGCCGCCGAGCTGGCCTTTCACGCCGGCCTCGGCGGTGCGGTCGTCGAATCCCCCCTGGCCGTCGTTGTGATAAAAGGCCATGGATTCGAGCGGGTCGAACGCGGTGACGACGAGGTCGAGCAGGCCGTCGCCGTCGAAGTCCTCCATGATCGCGCCGCCGGCCTGGTTCAATCGGTTGACGCCGACCTTGTGGCCGACGTCGCGGAACCGGCCGATGTCGAACTCGGAATGGGCGTACGCGTCCATCGTCACCAGGAACCGAGGATCGACCTTGTCGGGATATTCGCCGAGGGTCATGTGGGCGACGTTGAGGAGCCATCGGGCTTCGAGGTCGTCGGGGAACCTTTCGAGGTACTCGGTGAAGTGTCGGATGGCTGTGGTCGACCCCTGAGGGTAGAGATGCTGCGCGGCTTTGGAGATGGGGAGGATGCACGAGCTTTCGCCGCGGCACATGATGCAGTTGTCGTTCTCGCCCCGCCGCAACGCCGCGACCGCCTGGAAGTAGACGATGCTCGGAAGGAACGTCGCGGCCAGGTGGTCTTCGGCTTCGGCGATCGCGCGAGCCCGTTTCAGGATGTCGTAACCCGCGACCGCCTCGCCGTCGGAAAGGACGAGCGACGCCCGGGTGAGAAGCAAGGGGATCTTGGCCTGTTGAGGGATCAGCCCCGCGGCCTCCTTGAGGACGAGGGACCGGTCGAACCGCTTGGCGGCGTCGGTCCAGGCGGTGCGGACCTCGTCCAGCGTGGCGGTCGGCGACCAGGGTTGGACCGCGCCGGCGAGGACGGCGAAGCCGCTGGCGTCCATCGGCTGCCGCTTCGCGTAGGTGAGCGGACGCAGACGCGAAGGCGTCGGCGCCGTCCACTTTTTGATCAAGCTCGTCCCGATCCCCGCCGCGGAGGCGGCGACCAGGCCGAAGACGAGAATCGCGACGCTTCCCAAGCGGCGTCGCGAGCGTTTCGGTTCCACCATAAGATAATCCTCGTAAATCGATGTCAGAGATTGATGATATGAAAAGATAGGGGCGTGGAGCGATCCTTTGCGCTCGCGCGCCTCTGGCGAAGAGGACGGCGCGGCGGTCGAACGTCCAGCCTTGGGGGTGGCGGGCCGGTGCGCGAGGCGGCTTGAGCCGGAGCGGCGCGCGTTCCATCGACGGCGGTCGGGTCAAGGCGACGGTCGACGGATCACGCGGCCCGGGAGGTCGCGGGCGAACGCTCGCGACGACGTCGACGGCTCGACGACGACCGCGCAGGGGCGGTGGACGACGTCGGGCGCAGTCGGGCCGGTCGCGATCGAGCGCGGCGCAGGCGCACAGGCTGTGAGGTCAGGCGGGGAGTGGGCGCGGAGGGCGGTCGACGTCGGTCTGACGTCGGAGGCGATAGAGAGATGTGCGTTCCACCTGGGCCGCGGATGGCTCCGGGCTGTTTCCAGGCGGCGGGGCCGCCGTGTTGCACCAGAGTTCGTGATGCCGCACGGAGGAGACCGAGAGGGGGGAAAGGGGGACGCGCGATCCGTCGGAGCACAACGGACCCGAGCAAGGCGGGGCGTCGCCAGGCCCCGACGGGCGATGCCCCTCGTCCAATGTCCCGACGACCATGTCGGTGAACGAGTCCATCCCCAGCAATCGGGATTGCCCGGCGATGCGGACGTGATTGTTGCAACCCGCCCGGGCCGACGACGGCGCAAATGCGCAAATCCCCAGCAGTGCGAAGATCGCACCGGGAGCCAACCGCATCGTGCGTTGGGGGGATCGGATGCTCATGTCGGCTCGGTGACGTCGACCATCAGCCGAATCGGCGCACACAGAAATTACAACGATAGTGATAATACATGGCATCTTCGATAGATCAAGGGCTTCCGGCCTTGAATGAGGCTCGACCCGACCGCCGCCGTGGAGGCGGCGACGAGAATCGCAGAGACGTCTTTCGGCCGGTTCAGTCGCGGCCGTAGCATGAAGGGGCGTGCCGGTGCGTCTGTTTCGAACCGTCTGGAGCGTGGTGGTTTTATGATCGAGGCCGAGGCCGACAGCGATCCCGTGAACGTTCCGCCCGGCGAGCTGGAGGCCGTCGCCCTTGACGCGATTTCCCAGTCGTCGCCACCGGACCTCGACGCGGCCGACGAAACGGAGTACGAACCGGTCGTGGCTTACTGCGACCGATCGGCCCTCGACCTTCACGCCCGGCTTCGGGTCTTCCAGTCGCTATGCCGCGCGGTTCACGGCGCGCATCAGCGGGGGACGATCTTTGGCGACCTGAGCCCGTCGCGGCTGCGGGCGACGGCCGAGGGGACGGGCGTCATCGTCGCTTCGTCGGCCGATGATCCGGGCGAAGCCGTTTCGATCGAGCCGTGCACGAGCCCCGAGCAGGTGCTCGGCGAGCCGGCGACGACCGCCTCCGACGTCTACGCGCTGGGGGTCGTGTTCTACGAGTTACTGACAGGGCGCTATCCGTATCAGGTCGACGTCGGCGATCCCGACGCGCTGGCCAAGGCGATCAGCGAAGAGTCGGCCGAGCGGCCGAGCGCGGCCGTCGCGCGGACGAGCGGGCGACCCGACGAGACCGGCGACGCCGCCGCAGGGGCGCGCTCGACGACGCGTCAGAAGCTCCGCGCCGCGCTGGCGGGCGACCTCGACCTGATCGCGCTCAAGGCCCTGCACAAAGAGCCCGAGCGGCGGTACGCGTCGGCCGACGCGCTGGCCGACGACCTCGATTGCTACTTTCAGGGGCTGCCGGCGCGGGCGCACGCCCCTTCCGAGCTTTACCGCGTCGGCAAGTTTCTCCAGCGGCGCCGATGGGTGGGAGTCGTGGGGGCGTCGCTGATCGCGGCCATCGTCGTCGCCGGCGCGCTGGGCGTTCGGGCGGTCTCGACGGCTCGGCGCGAGCGCGATCGGGCCGAGCGGCTGTATCTGTCGGCGCGCGCGTCGGTGCACGACGTTTACATGCGACTCGCCGAGGATCGTCCGAGGGATTCGGAGGACGTCGCGGGCCTGCGCCGCGACTTGCTCGACGGCGTCGCGCGCTACTACGAGGATTTCAACACGGCGAACAGCGCCGAGCCCGACGCGGCCGCCGACGTCGCCGAGGCGCGCACCCGATCGGCGATGATCGCCCGCGCGATGGGTCTGAAGAAGGAGGCCGAGGCGCGGTTGCGCGAGGCGAGCGACCTGTGGCGTCGCCTGATCGCCGCGAGTCCCGCCGAGGACGCCTATCGCGAGCGGCTGGCGAAGGTTCAAGCCGAGCTGGGGCGGTCGCTCGACGCGGGAGGCAAAACCGACTCCCAGCCCGACGAGGCGCTGGCGGCCTTCGAGTCGGCCCGGAGCCTGTTGACCCCGGTCGTCGACGCCCACCCCGACGCCCGGCCGCTGCGCCGCGAGCTGGCGCGGCTGCTCCGCGACGAAGCCGACATCCACGACCGCCGCGATCGCCCGGGGCCCGCGAACGACCTCCTGCGCCGGTCGATCCGCCTGCAAGAGGAGCTGGTCTGGGAGAACCCCCACGATCTCGACGCCCGCCTGGCGCTTGCGTCGGCTTATGGGTTCATGGCCCGCGTCGACGCCCGGCGAGAATCCGGCCGGAGCGGCGCTCGGGCGGCTCTCGAGCGCGCGATCGAGGTTCTGAACGAAGCGCCCGAGGCGGGCGCCGCCGATGCGCCGCCGCGGCTCGCGTTCGAGACGGCCCAGCGGCTCATCGATCTGGCCAACGTGGAGCGGTCGGTCGACGCAACGCGGGAGGCGGCCGGCCACGCCACCCGGGCGACCGCGATTCTCGAATCCCTGACCGCGCGCCACCCGACCGACCTCGTGTATCAGGAAGAGCTGGCGGCGGCCTACAACGTCGTCGGCGAACTGCTCCGCAACCAGGGCGCATTCACCCCGGCCCTGGAGGCCGCGCGGAAGGCCCGGGGCGCGCTCGACCGTCTGCTGATCGAACAGCCTAAAAACCCCTCCTACCCGATCGAGCTGTCCACGGTCCATCAGTTGATCGGCCGCGTGCTGGCCCAGTCGGGCAAGTACGCCGACGCGATCCAGTCGTTCCAGCGCGCCGTGGACCTGCTGGAAGGCCGGCCCGACCTGGATGCGACGAGCCAGTACAACCTCGCTTCCACGCTGTCGCTGGCCCTCTCGCTGGTCGGGGCCAAGGACGGCTCGCCGCCCCCCGACGACGACGAGAAGCTAAGCGCGGCCGACAAGCTCCGCCGTCGGCTGTACGCCGACCGGGCCGTCGTCGCGCTCCGCCAGGCCGTCGCCAAGGGCTTCAACCAACTCGACGTCTACCGGACCGACCCCGCCCTCGACCCGCTCCGCTCGCGCGACGACTTCCAGAAGATCCTCGCCGACCTGGCCGCCGAAAAGCCGTGAACGAACACCCAACCTTGCCAGGCCCGGCGTCGGGTGTTAGATTATTGTTGAATAGAATCCAAAAGACCGTGGATGGAGTGCGCGGACGATGTTGACTCTCTGGGGACCGGGCGGCGCGAAGCGGTATTGCGACGGCATGTCGCGCCGGTCGTTCATCCGGGTCGGCGGCCTGGCCATGGGGGGCCTGAATCTGCCCGGCCTGCTGGAAGCTCAGGCGTTCGCCGGGTCGAACAGCCGGAGCGGCGGCGCCGGCGCGACGACGAAGCGGCACAAGTCGGTCATCATGGTCTATCTCACCGGAGGCCTGGCCCACCAGGACACGGTGGACCTGAAGCCCGACGCGCCCGACGGGATTCGCGGCGAGTTCAAGCCGATCGCGACCAAGCTGCCGGGCGTCCACGTCGGCGAGCTGCTCCCCCGGACGGCCGCCGTCATGGACAAGCTGGCGATCATTCGGTCGCTGATCGGCCAGATCGACGAGCATTCGAGCTTCCAGAGCATGACCGGCTTCCCGATGGGGATTTCCCAGCGCGAGGGCAAGCCGCATTTCGGCTCGGTCGTCTCGCGGGTGCAAGGCCCCGTCGACCCGGTGGTCCCGCCGTTCATCGACCTCTCGCCGGTCATGCAGCACCGGCCGTACAACACGCCGGGGCCGGGCATCCTGGGCCAGACGTTCAAAGGCGCGCGGATGGAAGGCGACGACCTGGCGCTCTTGCGGCCCCCGTCGGGCGTGGCCCCCGAGCGGTTCTCGGGACGTCACGACCTGCTCGGCCAGTTCGACGGCTTTCGCCGGTCCGTCGACAACGCTTCGGTCGAGGGAATGAACGGCTTCTACCAGCAGGCCTTCGACCTGTTGACCTCCGACAAGCTGGCCCGGGCCCTGGACATCGAGCGCGAGGACCCCCGGCTCCGCGACCGCTACGGGATCGGCTCGTCGAAGCACCTGGGCGACGGCGCCCCGATGTGGAACGACCAGCTCCTGATCGCCCGCCGCCTGGTCGAAGCCGGCGCGCGGTGCGTGACGCTCGGCTACGGCTTCTGGGACACCCACGGCAACAATTTCGGCCACCTCCGCCAAGTGATGCCCCTTTTCGATCAAGGGGTCTCGGCGCTCGTCGAGGACATCTACGCGAAGGGCCTGGACCAGGACGTCACCGTCGTCGTCTGGGGCGAGTTCGGCCGGACCCCGAAGATCAACAAGGACGCCGGCCGCGACCACTGGGCGCGCGTCAATTCGGCGATCCTCTCCGGCGGCGGCATGAAGGTCGGCCAGGTGATCGGCTCGACCGACAAACTCGGCGGCTCGGCCGTGACCCGCCCCATCCACTTCCGCGACGTCCTCGCCACCGTCTACCACAACCTCGGCATCGACCCCCGCGCCTTCCTCCGCGACAAGGCCAACCGCCCCGTCACCATCCTCACCCCCGAATCCGAGCCGATCGCCGAATTGGTCTGAGGCGAGACGCGAAGGAATCAGCCTCGGGAAAAGACGGCCGGGCGAGGAGCCTTGCGCGCCTCACTTCGCAATCCGAATCAGAAGATCCCGCCGCCGCCTCCGGCGGAAGAACACCACGGCCGACGGTGGACGCGACTGATAATGCGATTTATGTGCGCAGGTGTGGAAATTGAACGAATCTGCGTGTTGCGCATGCCTGCCCAAGAGGCCGTCGCATAAGTCCTGATCCATCGTCTCAAACGAAGGTTGGACAACCTTAGGAACCCCGACTACTGCAACTGAAGAATCGAACTAATTGATCAAGAATGCCTTGGCAGCAACAAATACCGTCAGGGCAATAGCCAAGAACAGAAGTCCAATCATGACCCATCTTAGTGGCAAGTTTCCCAACACCGACACCCACCACGGCGTTGGCGGCATCTTCTTCTCAAAGTCGGTCCCCTGATATTCACCTCTCTTGATGAGCGGTTCCCAATACTTCTCCACGAACTCAGGCTCGAAATACTGTCCGTGCCCCCCCGCA contains:
- a CDS encoding MFS transporter, which produces MIVTDRRKLCVMFFLEYFIKGAWLPLLGLYMGSRYLNFSGFEQAWVFNAFAVASVTGMFFGGQLADRHVSQEKFLALSHLIGGLAMLGLAYVKTFWPFFGLMLVHCFFYVPTLSVANAIAFAHVDDRRKEFGFVRLWGSVGWVAAAWPLIFIPIDWARVPAMEQAGGFLPWLGTALSTLKSGPAMEGALTGTFLVSGSASLVLAAFSLFLPHTPPSTHKGESFAPFKAIKLLAVPSILVLFIVTFFDSLVHYGYYFWTSRYLQSIGVPENWIAPAMSIGQTMEVVAMAMLGFLIKKLGWRKTLMFGVLSQAVRFGVYAIGDRDLLWPVIAVNVVHGFAYACFFATVYIYVDEHFPSDIRSSAQSLFNLQILGISQFASGFLWGWLGEVFATTTTVGGKVVKVVDYHHLFLVPFGISLVAAILLAVFFHPPEKAAE
- a CDS encoding LLM class flavin-dependent oxidoreductase; amino-acid sequence: MITIGITDHLEGPTDRPSAAIFDEVAELARLADRLGARFAWFTEHHAHAHAGHLPTPLLFALHLAGQTRSIRLGTAIICLNLHHPLDVAEQVAVADVLTGGRTAFGFGSGSTPEESRLFGADLTDDPTRQARFTEALQVIRAAWSGDWSEVSPRFFDVPPHRALPVPAVDLPDRCWVAVNSEGSARIAGRLRFNMMFSHLRTPEQYRQYSAAYREAGGAGLIAANRPVFVGPDDRTAFDLAEPALRTIWRRFRQEGKIPAGTPEPTDPSELCGHPINFLVGGPETVARRLLELHAQSPYDVANVEVRWAGLSHEQTLDSLRRLMEDVGPMLERPAPSP
- a CDS encoding dipeptidase, yielding MNRPPVLLHALLAAALATAAATAQACTSIVVTRGASRDGSVMVTYSADAPFMPRLLRIAGGTHAPGTMVDVRGWEDNEDRGKIPQAERTYTVVGLVNEHQLSLGETTTGGRPELKNRKGQLDYDALMVLVLQRAKTAREAITLVDSLCREYGFGSSGETFSIADKNEAWIMELIGKGPDVKGIVWVAAKVPDGCITAHANLSRITTFPLNDPDNWLYSPDVVTFAIEKGYYKTDSGKPFNYRDAYHPSQSASVRRACAGRVWSIYRRSAPSQNFSDAYYRGAENVEDYPLFIKPDQQLGLHDVMGLMRDHFEGTPYDMTKGPDAGPYCSPMRLRDLAFKVDGKNYMWERPISTQQSGFVIVNQSRQNLPDAVGGLTWFTPDEASTSCFTPFYCAIDALPAPYTTGTYDKFSWESAWWVTNLVSNLTYDRWSRVYPDVQKAQADQEAALLKMQPVIEETAAKLAAADPALAQSFLTNYSVSTAEAVFRRWQDLAHSILTRNVDGYTKDANGHPKAAGYSEEWLRHVVESRPDQFKLPETKKPVETDH
- a CDS encoding CRTAC1 family protein — protein: MVEPKRSRRRLGSVAILVFGLVAASAAGIGTSLIKKWTAPTPSRLRPLTYAKRQPMDASGFAVLAGAVQPWSPTATLDEVRTAWTDAAKRFDRSLVLKEAAGLIPQQAKIPLLLTRASLVLSDGEAVAGYDILKRARAIAEAEDHLAATFLPSIVYFQAVAALRRGENDNCIMCRGESSCILPISKAAQHLYPQGSTTAIRHFTEYLERFPDDLEARWLLNVAHMTLGEYPDKVDPRFLVTMDAYAHSEFDIGRFRDVGHKVGVNRLNQAGGAIMEDFDGDGLLDLVVTAFDPLESMAFYHNDGQGGFDDRTAEAGVKGQLGGLFCVQADYDNDGLMDLYVPRGAWISRPIRPSLLRNQGGGVFADVTEKAGLLDPINSNSACWADYDNDGHVDLFVCGERQYNRLYHNKGNGTFEEVGLTAGLQSAWRPMCKGATWVDYDNDGDPDLFLNYLSGMAVLYRNDGKGGFTDASMEMGIDGPLTGFSCWAFDYDNDGWIDIFATSYDRTLRDVVKGLMGKPHERTSNKLYHNIGGERFVDETKSAGLDLCFAAMGSNFADFDNDGYLDFYLGTGEPSYGTLIPNRMFKNVEGRRFAEITASSGTGLLQKGHAVACGDFDRDGDVDIFAQTGGAVNGDKYHNVLFENPGQGRKSLTLRLVGSKTNRAAIGARIKVTIAGPKPLTVHRDVTSGSSFGANTLEQTIGLADASTAAVIEVYWPTSKTTQVFKDVAAGQVIEITEFASDYRKIGVNRTAAGKADVALKK
- a CDS encoding DUF1501 domain-containing protein, producing MLTLWGPGGAKRYCDGMSRRSFIRVGGLAMGGLNLPGLLEAQAFAGSNSRSGGAGATTKRHKSVIMVYLTGGLAHQDTVDLKPDAPDGIRGEFKPIATKLPGVHVGELLPRTAAVMDKLAIIRSLIGQIDEHSSFQSMTGFPMGISQREGKPHFGSVVSRVQGPVDPVVPPFIDLSPVMQHRPYNTPGPGILGQTFKGARMEGDDLALLRPPSGVAPERFSGRHDLLGQFDGFRRSVDNASVEGMNGFYQQAFDLLTSDKLARALDIEREDPRLRDRYGIGSSKHLGDGAPMWNDQLLIARRLVEAGARCVTLGYGFWDTHGNNFGHLRQVMPLFDQGVSALVEDIYAKGLDQDVTVVVWGEFGRTPKINKDAGRDHWARVNSAILSGGGMKVGQVIGSTDKLGGSAVTRPIHFRDVLATVYHNLGIDPRAFLRDKANRPVTILTPESEPIAELV